The genome window GAAGAATAAGatatttttccccagttttattgagatttaattgacatataacaccgTGTAATTTAAGGTCTGTAGCATAATGACTTGACTTAAGAAGACTAAGATCTTAATGTTTCCTATTTTGGGTTTATAGTCATTGGTCCAAGACTTATTTAATAGCTTTAGAAACATGTAAAGGTAAATTATACAAGGGACTCTTCAAATGTTTCTGGGATGAAAATATGCTATTACAGAATGGTTGGGCCAATAAAAACTTGAGCTACtttgttagaaaaaaatgcaaaaagatttATCTTAATGAAAAGATAAGTTTTAAAGGTCATGTATGTAATCATAGAATGAGAGACCTAATCAAAATAAGTGAAACTAAAATAGAGGGGAAAATTGAGGTAAGGAAGATCTATGGAACTTTCATCGGTTTCAGGTTGGAGGCAGTTTGCAGGCAGAGCCTAAAGGTGAGCAGCTTTGGAAATCTGGAAGTCACAGGCCTCAAAGGAAGTCACAGGGCAGTGTCAGCCACTCTTACAGCAGGCACATTGAGAGGGGCTgtaaaaacttattttatgggacacctgggtggctcagtcggttaagctgctgcctttggctcaggccatgatcccagagtcctgggatcgagtcccacattggactctttgcttggcagggagcctgcctctctctccacttctgcccgccactctgcctacttgtgcacgttctctctctctgacaaataaataaataaaatcttgaaaaagaatatatttaattaaaaaaaaaaaaaacgcttatTTTACAAGCGCTTGCTGAGAAATAGAGATACTTACCCGTCATGCCTGTGGTGTTTATGCCACATTTccagaagcctttttttttttttttttttggaagcatgaagaaaaacaaacaaaaatagtcaAAACTATGTATCCCTTTGCTCTGTGATGCCAGAATAGAAAGTAATTTTTCACTTCATAAAATAACCGCCCGCCCTGAGATGATTTTCTGCTTCATAGACTCCAGGTCAGAACTGAACTTCACCCAACCATTGCAAGCTGGCCGACAGAAGGTCTTCTAGAACTCTCGTTGCACAAAGCCTGGTTTTTCTTCCACGATACACAGGggtgcggtggggggtggggagaaggaagtgGTCCACTCTGCTCCGGTGGAATGAGCTGAGAGAGACTCACAGACGAGGTGATCCTTActctgtatcttttttaaaaattattattttttattttttaattttttcttactctGTATCTTAAAAGCAGAGAAGGTATTTGCCAGGTAGGCGAGGCCGGGCATAGTGGAAAGGTCGGAGGTGCAGACCAGAAAGTGGAAGCAGGGCGGGCTAAGGGGTAGGGCGGTGACATTGTCCAGCGTGCTTGTGACTTTGGGGGGCGGGAAGGAGGTAGGGCACAATGAAATAAATACTGGGTGGAGAGCTGCCTGGAAAGCCGGGCCAGATTCATGGACATCCTCGTACCTTGTACTGAAGagtttgttttcattcctttatttaataCATTGATATACTGAAATGTACTAAATGACAGGCCTTGGGGAGATAAgacacattttgttgttgttgtccatAGGAAGGTTATAGTATAGAAAGGGCAGACGGACATTAAACCAACAATTACACCAATAACTAGGTAATTTTACTTGGGATAAGCTCTGGTCTGCGAAGGACGATGCTTGTGTCATGAGAGTTTGTAAGGGAGACATCTAACTTAATCTGAGGATCCCAGAAGGCTTCTCGGAGGAAGTGACCCTGAACCTGAGCACAGAGTAGGAGCTACTGAGAGGAGGGCTTGCTTGGGTGGAGTTGTTGGGTGGGGTTGGAAAGAACATTGAGGGCGGATGTGACAGGGGCAAAGGCCTGGGAACAGGGAGTCCTGTAGGGCCCTAGAGGAACAGGAAAGCGAGTAGCCTCGGAATGGACTCTGATCAGTGGAGCCTCGTGATCATATTAGCATTCTATAAACCGCCCCCTGGTGGAAACCTGGGGAATAGCAACAGCATGCTGGACTGAAGGTAGAGACCACACTGCCCTGTGCTGTTTTTCTAGACCCGGTGAGCGGGTCAGGGTGAGAGCAAAAGCGGTAACAGTGTGGACAGAGAGGAGGGACTAGATTTGATAGTTAAAGGGCTAGAAATggctgttctttttaaatttttttttaaaaatttaaactttatttaagacggagagtgagagagcacaagcacggggagcagcagagggagagggagaagcgggctccccaccaagcagagagcctgaggcaggactcactcccaggactctgggatcgtgacctgagctgaaggcagacgctgaaccgaccgaaccatccaggcgcccagaAACAGCTTCTCTTAATGACCAATGGATCAGattgggaggaagggaggaggaggaagtcaaAAGAGTGACTCCAGGGTTTCTGGTTGGAGCAACTGAGTGGACAGTGAAATGGGGCACAGAGATCAGACGTGCTGGAGGGTTAGGAGGAGCTGAGGAGCTCCATTTCGGACACACTTGGTTGGAAGCGCCTACAGAAACGTCCCATGGGCAGCGGGATGTGCGTGTAAAGTTCAAGGAGGAGTTCAAAGCCGGAGTCCCCGAAACGAAACATTTCAGCCATTGGGTGGTGGTGGAACTGATGACTCACCCCAGGACTGAGAACTGAGCGCGAAGacaagagtttccaagaccacaACCTGCGTATTTCATAGGTGAGCATAGAAAGAAGAGGTAGAAAGGAGCCGGAAGAAGCATGACCAGAGGGATGAAGAATCAGAAGAAAGCACAGCTGGATGTTCCCCATCTGCCACTCCCGCTCTGCGTTCTTCCCTCCTCCGTCCTGCTTTGTGACCCCTGGGGACAGCATCTGGgagctctcttgctctctggtTTCTAGAGGTCCGAGGCTGGGATGCACTGACAGACTGACAGACAAGGGCTAGAAGAGAGCGAAGCTGGATGGCCCCTCCTGCTGGCTTCTGGACTGTTGGTGGCTCTGTGCCTCTGCCCAGGTCCGCACTCCCGTTGTGTGTGCGGAGCGGAGGTTCTTTGTCTCTGCAGACCTAAGGGTGGGGAAGGTGGTCCCTGTCGCTGGTCCTTCACCTTCGTTTGCGGAGCCTAGCTATTTAAAgagaaggcagttttgtgagggAGCTGTAgggtggtttttttcttctattgattttttaaaaatattttatttatttgttttagagacagaaagcttgaatggggggtggggtagggcatgaaggagggggagaagcagactccctgctgagtgtgaagcctgattcagggctcaatcccaggaccctgagatcatgaccctagttgaaatcaagagtcggatgcttggggtgcctggggtggctcagtcagttaagtatctgccttcggctcaggtcatgatcctggagttctaggatcaagccctgcgtccgctccctgctcagcggggagtctgcttctccctctgtccctcaccccgcttgtactctctctctctctcaaataaatgaatagataaaatcattgaaaaaaaaaaaaagaggggctcctgggtggctcagtgggttaaagcctctgcctttggctcaggtcatgatctcagggtcctgggatccagctccatatctggctctctgctcagcagggagcctgcttccctctctctctgcctgcctctctgcctacttgtgatctctctctgtcaaataaataaataaaatcttaaaaaaaaaaaaaagggttggatgcctaaccaacggaaccacccagttccttttattttaatgttgaaGGGGCTTGACTATGCTTTTAGCCAGTGGGAAGGAGCCACTAGACAGGGAAAGCTTGGAAGTGAAGGAATGGGAAACACGAATGGATCTGTGCCCAGGACTGCAGCAAAAGCTGACCGGAGGGATTAACCTTGACCATAGAATGCTGACTTCTTAGCTCAGAGCTGAGGAGTGTAGACGTGGATAGTCATAATGTGTACTGCAGTGGGGTGGGGAATGAGGGGGCTTCCTTTCTGACAGCCTAAATATTCACAATGAAAGTTCAAGGACAAGGAGATTTCAAAATAGCAATGGCAAGCAACAGGGGAGAAACTGATCAGGGACCACTGAAGGTCTCAGAGGTtggcaaaataaatgaataaatgaataaatgattggtCTACATGATATAAACCAGAATGCAGAATGTATGCAGAAGTGACAATGTCATGAGAAAAGTCTAGATTATGGAATTCGGTCTTTATATAGGCAATGGTGCGCATCAAAGgttcttgggtttttgtttgtttgtttgtctttttacaCCTAATGCTGGGCTTGAACTGACAGCCCAGAGATCGGGAGTTGCGTGTCCTCCTCACTGAAACAGCCAGGTGCCTGCATCGAAGGTTTTTGATTAGTGGGGAGATGAAGAGAATGTAAGACTTTTGGGGTGGGGAGTGCGGGCCAGGAGAAGTACTAAATGTCACCAAAATAATGTCACTTCAAATAATCTAGGAGCTCGATAAGGGTGTGCCTTATTTGGAGGTCGAGAGTGGAGATGGCAAAGTTAAGAGTCACTGAGAAGCCAGGTCCTAGGAGGCTAGTGGCGATGCCACCACGTGGATTGGGGGATGGTTAGTTCCTTTTCCCAAACTCAGTCCACTCCCATCGTAATCTACCCTAAATATACACTCTGAGAAGAAAAAGGGTGCTTTCGGGGCAAACCCTGGTTTGACAACAACTGCCTGGCTCTCTCCAGACTGCCGCATTGAAATGTCTCCTTGTATAGACATAcacgaaccccccccccccccaccccgcgtaGAGCTCAGAGGTCACTCAGATACAGGAAACGCATGACAGAGAGTCAGAGATAAGACAGCAAGTTTAGTCTCTTTCCTGGGTGGATGTCATGATATTTTTGGACAAGAAAGAGACTGTGGGAGATCATATTTGTAAaggaaaatgatgaattttagGTGCCGGGATGATCTATGTGGATTTGCGCTACTGGGGTTGAGAATGGGAGTCTGGAACttggggagggaggcggggccTCATGGGGCACATGTGGGCGTGGTCTGTGTGGGGCCGGTTGTGAAgcagcggtggggaggggggagcggaACGGAATGTGAAGAAGACGGATTAGATCTTTGAGGAATGCTCTTTGAGAGGGCACCCCGAGGTGGACAAGGAGTGTCgggaaggaagtggagaaaatGCCAGAGCAGCAGGTGGATACACAGAGGAGAACACAGCTCCTGACAGCCCAGGCTGGAGGTCGCCAAGGAAGGGCGAATGAAGGACAGCGGCAGGATAGCTTCTCCTTTTTACAAAAAATGCCACTTCTTTTCTTGAAGactgatttttaatttacatttccatctaCAAAATGGTCTCTCTTTTGACATCACTTATGAAAAAATATGGAGTTCCTCTGAACCCTCCCTAAACGTCACTTTATAGTTTGGTGATCACCCTCCAGAAAGCTGTACGGTTCTCTGTGCAGAATGTGTTGAAGATTGTTCAGCAGACCCAGATGGAAAATCTGGGTCTGTCTAAGGGCTTCGATCTGAACGCAAGATGTTACTTGAGTTCCCTTTGGTTTTCAAGTTCCGCATCGTAGTAGAGCAGGCCCTCGTGCAGCCGGCCAGCTCCCCGCAGGTGGCCCCGGGTCTGCCTTTGAACGTGGACGTGAACATGGTCTGTTTCTGACTGCAGCAGGTTCGCTTCTGAGTATTTACTCCCCTGTCTATCAGCGATGGGCTCCCGTGTTCCTGGTGAGCTGGGTTCATCTGGGGGCTCTTGAAATGACGGTGTCTGACTCCTGGAACCGTTTTCAGCACAATCCCCCTCTCCTCTTTCACCCTGGAGAGTCGGCTCATCGCTACTGGATTGTAACACCTGTGTTCGGCTTCTAACCTTTCTGGAATCCGAGTCCTCCAGAGGGCATACGAACCCCTGGCTCGCATCGGTGTCCATCGGGTGGGAGTTCCTGTGGCCCCCTTCAGAATGTTGTTGTGCGGGTTGCGAGGTTTCACCTGCAGTGATCTTGAGAGGAATATCATGTTGAACTGTGTTTACTTCCTGAAGGCAGGCTTCGTGTTTATAAACGTCTGAGTCTCTTTCATGACTGTTGCTCTCGTCAGGGTCTGAGGGACCTTCAGCCGGCCATGGCGGTGTTTGTGGTATGACATCTGCATTGAAAAACTCTAAGTCTCTCAGTGAGTGATGCCATGTTACCGTCTCCGATAGGAGAGCTGCGGCATAATCACTGAGCACTGTGCCTGGGAGCTCATCACTGGAGGGGCTGTTACCGCCCAACAATGCAGGCAAGGTCCATGGACCCTCACATGTATCCGTGTCAGAGGCACCTTCCAGATGAGTCTCACACAAACCAGAGTCTGGACCAGAAATGAGAGGTTTTGCAAAACAATCCTCCTGATTCTCACACTCCTCCAGAATCCTCTGGCAGGGGATATGGTCGTCAGGATCCTCCAGTGATGTAACATAGTCCTTCCTCACCCCTGAGTCCCCATCCTCCGGGGGCTCGCTGGCTCCATGGCTCTCCCTGCCGCGAGTCTCTTCTTCGGTCTCATTTCTTGCACCCTCCGAACTTGTCGAACTTAGAGTAAATAAAGACCCTTCATCGGAATCAGAATCGTAGTTGCAGTCCATTGTATACTGAGGGCTCGAAGGAGCCCATTTCTGTACCGGTTCCACGTTAGCAGGAGTGACCTGCGGGTCATGGCCCCAGCCTGGAGGAAAGATGGGTGGTGCAGGGCTCTGCTCTCCCCAGTCCCTGAGTGGGACTGCGCtgtgggaggcaggaggcccTTCCTCAGCACTGGTCTCCTGGAGCCTTTGCTGCTGTGTGTCCAGCAAATTCAGGTAACCGCCCCCTTGCATTTCCTTGGAAAACTCCAAAGGGAACCGCTCATTCTCTCCAGCCCTCTGTGCGTTCACAGGCATTTGCATTTTGGAGAGAGAAGCTGCCATTTCTCCTGGAGGCGTGCGGGGAGAACCTTCCTGGGCCCCAGTCGCATAATTTACTTCCCCGAGAACATATTCCTTGCGGATGTGATCCTGTCCTGCTGGAATTCGTTGGTTATGACCAGCATTCGGACGTCCTGGGGGAGCGGAACGGGCTGCATGGTCACTCAGAAGTATGTcatccttctcccctcctggCCCTCTGCTGTCACTGCCCAGCCCCCCGCTCCACCGGTGGCCCTGCTCCCGTCTGCTCTCTCCTGTGGCTCCGTCGGGGATGACAGCAGCGCGGGGGCCGGTGGGCTCTTGGAGGGGCCGATCTGTCCTCCGGTGCTGGGCCTTCCCTGA of Mustela nigripes isolate SB6536 chromosome 1, MUSNIG.SB6536, whole genome shotgun sequence contains these proteins:
- the LRRC66 gene encoding leucine-rich repeat-containing protein 66, which translates into the protein MHTVTVARGQNLEDERAKVSRGREAPRADGWSFKGSGLNPHPPGCIQTETHLRTTQGPEGIMKNLHFQVLTMLTGLYFTGTMTNPSRKGSILFSSECQWNGHLLTNCSFTGKHDTRADMPRAAATLDASASFLRDLIQSRVRKDRNIKHLDLSNNHISNISLSPLAHFHTLEILNLSNGSIRSLSLDLPSAKSSWGKCHRSSGRHGLPFLKLLILQRNKLTDIPKGLRNLKSLQSLDLSFNEITQIGPSDLRNCPRLENLYLKSNKIFRIHPEAFKDLKKLQVVDLSNNVLTAILPMMVIALALPHLEVDLADNPWQCDYSMAAFQNVISDSWRKTWNGICSESVGDEEAYWWTPQSRSSRETHLPHHPTKPVKSLPPGRAERPPAGGFEHSDTPAAVGAPASGRPHRRSRWARSPRDVPAAGRKGAPSQDLALAVCLAVFITFFVAFCLGAFARPFIDRLWHQRCRRKGPSSDREDNADNADNAYWNEGFCSDMEASGKAQHRRTDRPLQEPTGPRAAVIPDGATGESRREQGHRWSGGLGSDSRGPGGEKDDILLSDHAARSAPPGRPNAGHNQRIPAGQDHIRKEYVLGEVNYATGAQEGSPRTPPGEMAASLSKMQMPVNAQRAGENERFPLEFSKEMQGGGYLNLLDTQQQRLQETSAEEGPPASHSAVPLRDWGEQSPAPPIFPPGWGHDPQVTPANVEPVQKWAPSSPQYTMDCNYDSDSDEGSLFTLSSTSSEGARNETEEETRGRESHGASEPPEDGDSGVRKDYVTSLEDPDDHIPCQRILEECENQEDCFAKPLISGPDSGLCETHLEGASDTDTCEGPWTLPALLGGNSPSSDELPGTVLSDYAAALLSETVTWHHSLRDLEFFNADVIPQTPPWPAEGPSDPDESNSHERDSDVYKHEACLQEVNTVQHDIPLKITAGETSQPAQQHSEGGHRNSHPMDTDASQGFVCPLEDSDSRKVRSRTQVLQSSSDEPTLQGERGEGDCAENGSRSQTPSFQEPPDEPSSPGTREPIADRQGSKYSEANLLQSETDHVHVHVQRQTRGHLRGAGRLHEGLLYYDAELENQRELK